The Brassica napus cultivar Da-Ae chromosome C1, Da-Ae, whole genome shotgun sequence DNA segment TTGCTGTGGTTGTCGATCTGGACAATGGTGGACAAGCACGGACTGAGACCCGTTACAACCAAAGAGCTAACATAATTGGACAAGATGAATACTTCAAACCTGTGAATGTTGGAAAGGCTCTGGATCATggaaaactcaacaaatttggATTTTTGATCTCTGATTTATGTCGTCCACTTGTGTGCTCTTATGTTCCAAGCTCAGTTCAACTGCAAGTGCAGCCGGGTAATTGGAAAGAAGGCGATGATTAATCAGTTCCATTTTCAACGATTGACTGAATACTCATTATCTCCCTCAAGGTATAGTATATGATCTTTCTAATCTTTATCCTTTTTTCACTGCAGCCGTTTGTTGAAATGTGGAGAAGTGACAACAATGTCTGATCTTCCAGATGATTTGGCAGAAGAGATATTGTCTAGGGTTCCGTTGACATCCCTAAGTGCAGTGCGTTCCACTTGCAGAAAGTGGAATGATTTATCCAAAAACCAGGTTTTTGGTAAGTCAGCATCAACAGGAAGGAAGCAGTTTCTTGGGTTCATGCTGAAAGATTATAAGGTTTGTTCGATGAAGTTTGATCTCCAAGGAATTGGAAACGAAGGAGACTTCGTTGATCCATCTATAAAGGAAGTCAGTATACTTGACCAAGTAGAAATCACTCAGTTCTTTCACTGTGGAGGTTTATTGCTATGTGTCACCAAGGACAGGTCGAGACTTTTGGTGTGGAATACTTATTTGGGGCAAACAAGGTGGATCCAACCAAGAAACACTTTCCGAAGTGAAGACAGATATGCTGTTGGATATGACAAGAACCGTAACTACAAAATCTTGAGGGTTTTTGGCAAGTATGACACCAAAGGTGAATTTGGAAGCGTCGACAAATACCTGATTTTTGGGTACGAAATATACGAGTTGAGCTCTAGTTCGTGGAAGGTTTTTAACGTCAGTCCCGACTGGAATATAGATAGTTATCAACGCGGCGTGTCTTTGAAGGGTCATACTTATTTTTTGGCTGAAGAGAGGTGGACGATAGGTAGAAGAAATAAAACTGAGGAGATAATCTCTTTTGATTTTACAACAGAAAAATTTGGAAAGCGGTTGCCTCTTCCGTTTAAAACTCATGATGTAGGCAACTTTGTGTCTCTATCTTGTGTCAGAGAAGAGCAGCTTGCGGTATTACATCAAAGCAGCGTGATTGATCACACATTGGAGATTTGGGTCTCAAGTAATATTGATCTGGGTGCAGTTTCGTGGAGCAAGTTCTTGAGAACCACCTCTTTCTGTCGGGTTGATTTTCAAGCTGGTAGTTTCTTCATTGACGAGGAGAAGAAAGTTGCTGTGGTTGTCGATCTGGACAATGGTGGACAAGCACGGACTGAGACCCATTACAACCAAAGAGCTAACATAATTGGAGAAGATGAATATTACAAACCTGTGAATGTTGGAGAGGCCCTGGATCATGGAAAACTTAACAAATTTGGATTTTTGATCTCTGATTTATGTCGCCCACTTGTGTGCTCTTATGTTCCAAGCACAGCACAACTGCAACTGCAACCGTGAACATGGAAAGAAGGTGATGATTAATCAGTTCCAATTTCAACAATTGTTAGGTTGTCGTTTATTATTTATCACCTGACTATGTTTTAGCCAAAATTGTATGTATGTTGAGTGGTATTTGATTTCTAGGTTTTCTCAACTGTCATAATTTTAACCAGGCCTGGGCGCGTTCGGttttccggttcggttctttcAGTTTTCGGTTATAAAGATATAGGAACCCGTTCGTTTATCTATGAAATTCGGTTCGAGTCCGGTTCGGTTCTTTTCGGTTTCGGATCGGTTCAGATAATAATTATAAGGTACCGACTAATATCCGATAAACTTGTGGTTCCAATTCAGCTACGGTTCGGTTCCAGTTTTTTCGgttaattttggataattcgGGTAAAAAACAACTTGTACTAGTCTGATATCGTACTTGTATTATGtatttcatttacaaaaaaatatagtagAAATGATATGatgttaataatatatattctaataattGTTGAATACTAATTTTGCATGTTCAACCATAATAATTTCATGTCATAAGccctatatattattatgaatatctattaaatgtgatttttactcatatgttttttttagctttttttattataacaaaaatttaaactatagatcataaaatttttaatgtgagacttttaacagttttcataatttataatagtttttaaaaatttaaattataacatatgcgaaaaaatttaaatttttattatgtggttaatataattgtgtaatttattcaataatataacattaaaaataatgaaagctaagtaaattgttatcaaatctttattattaaaatcattaattgtcaaatatattttattcatttttggtAGTTCTTTAGCTTTtacttaagaaaagaaaaaaaaataataattgtagactgttaattaatttcatatttattttaatgagaAGTATACAATATAgaggaaattacatgtttactaCTTTCATgctattatttttcatttttaccaccacttaagggatattttcaaaaatacattcttcaatAAGtcgcaaaagactcttatgcccttgttctttatatatataataaataaatatttaaataaataaaaacctaaaaaagtaaaaaataatttttttaattttttttcgaattatactatttcgaaattaaaaccctaaacccaaaaaatcatctctaaaccctaaaccatcaatcctaaaccctttttttgaaatacgaaccctaaaccctaaaacatcaatcctaaaccctattttttttttgaaatacgaacccaaaaccctgaaacatcaactctaaaccttaaacctcgaaacctcaactttaaaccctaaaccttcaactctaaaccctaaagcatcaactctaaaccctaaaccctaaaccctaaaccctaaacttcaactctaaaccctaaaccatcaacactaaaccttaaactatcaacactaaaccctaaaccccaaaaagtaaactctaaaccctaaaccctaaaccctaaaacatcaactctaaatcctaaaccctaaaccttcaactctaaactctaaactctaaaccctaaatcctaaatcctaaatcctaaaccataaaaccctagagttgatgttttagggttttgatttgaaggtttgggttttagggtttagggtttacgttagagttgatgttttagggtttagatttgaaggtttagggttttagggtttagggttcgaatttcagaaaaatatagggtttagggtttaaggtttacgtttagggtttagagttgatgttttagggtttcgatttgaaggtttagagtttagcgtttagagttgatgtttcggagtttaggatttagagttgatgtttcatggtttagggtttagagttgatgatttagagtttaaagttgatgttttaagttcaGATTTATGGTTTGGGATTTACGTTTAGGGtataaagttgatgttttagggtttagatttgaaggtttacggtttacgtttagggtataaagttgatgttttagggtttagatttgaaggttcagggtttacggtttagaattgatgtttcgaggtttagggtttagagttgatgtttcgtgatttagggtttagagttgatgatttcggatttagagttgatgttttaaatttagattagttaaccatatgttttttttttgtcaaagtaaatcaaaaggttataaatgtcttttatcctttattaaagatgagggtaaaagtggttagtgtaaacatgaatagtggtactttgaaaatagtatttttggcaatttccctaCAATATATGTTCACTGGACCAATATATTTctctagaatttttttaaaaaatattgtaatgatGATACATGTTATAACCAAAATGTTGTAAGAGACAGATGGGAATAAACTCCTCACGCGATCCACCAAAGTCAACACACCCTATCGTCTCAAATTTTATGAATGGAAAGATGAAACTGACAGTAAAGACAGAGATTCAATGGAACATGATGTTGATGGTTTACTCATGTACTTTGTATTTTTTGGTTCACCCGAGAAACTCAAATATCTGTTCAGTGTTTGTGGTACTTTTGGAAGTGGCAACCATAACCTGCATTTCTCGGTGCATTTGGGTGAAACTACCGAATGAAGATACCTTTTGAGAACATCAGGCAAATCAATTGGCATCTCTCACAAGAAAAGGCTTCAAAGcttcttttgattcagttaAAAGGAGGTCCCAAAATCTATGAAAAACAGAACCAACATGTTGATGATGAGTATGAGAAGTAATACTTCAGCAGAGATGGATTTGATGAATGGATAAAAACTACAGATTTTACATCATGTTCTCTAATTGGTCAGTCATCtgccattttttttaaagtttcccTATGAGCGCAAGgttgatttcaaaaataatcaaCAGTTTCCCCTTATATTATCTTTACTATGGAATCGGAGTTTTCATATTCATCAAATACCAACAGCCTTTCCCCTGTTGTTGATCCACCTCCAGAAATTGATTTGCCTTTTGAGATTTTGTTCAATGTTAATTCATTGGTGCAGAATGCATGTCTTCCTCCCACAAGTCTTGATACTGAGTTTTATCAGTTTCTTGATCCCAAAGCACACGACAGAGCATTCATTGATTATGCTCTTCCAAAGTTATTATGCCTTGGAAAATGTTCCTATGAGCATGTTGCTTGGCTAACCAAAGAGTCCTTGGAATGGGGGAAGAAAGAAAAGCCTACGAAATCAACTTTGGACTATCAACGTGAACTTTTTAATATACGTAGGGTCAAAATTACACCTACGCGAGTGTACTTCTCTGGACTGAAGCCTCATGAGTCAAATCTAGTCTTTAGAGTATATCAACAATTTCGTCATAGTATCTAAAGACATGATTTGACTCATAAAGCTCCGGTCCAGAGAAGTACACTCTAGTTGGTGTAACTTTAACCCTAGGTATATTAAAAAGTCCAACTTTATATTCTAAAGTCGATTGCATaggcttttctttcttcttccattCTGAGTACTCTTGGGTGAGCCAAGCAACATGAGCATACGAAATTTTTCCAAGGCACAATAACTTTTGAATAGCATAATCAATGAATGCGCTCTGTCTTGTGTTTTGGGATCAAGAAACAGATAAAACTCAATATCAAGACTTGTGGCAGGAAAACACGCATCATGCACCAATGAATTAACactaaacaaaatttcaaaaggCAAATCGATTTTTGGAGGTGGATCAACAACAAGGGCAAGGCTGTTGGTATTTGATGAATATGAAAACCCCGATTCCATAGTAAGATAATATATAGTGAAAATGGttgattatttttgaaatcaacATCGCGCTCATAGGGAAACTTTAAAATAATGGCAGATGACTAACCAGTTAGAGAACATGATGTAAAATCTGTAGTTTTTATCCATTCATCAAACCCATCTCTGCTGAAGTTTAACTTCTCATACTCATCATCAACATGTTGGTTCAGTTTTTCGTAGACGATAGGGTGTGTTGACTTCGGTGGATCACGTGAGGAGTTTCTTCGCATGTGTCTCTTGTGTAAATTGAACCAACGCATAAAATTTACCACCACCCttagtctctttttttttttttttttttgtcacgaccACCCTTAGTCTCTTTAAGCCTGATCTCGTGAATAGTTTCCAAACCAGTGATACTCTCGAAAAGCTGCTAACCTCCATTGCGTTCACCCCAGGCTGGAAGCCACTCACGTTAACCTACTTGCCCATTGTCTTCTATAAATCATTGAAGAAAAACAGAATCTAAGATAAGCAAGAATGATAGAACATTATtacaaatcaaaagaaaatatccAGATAGATGATGACACACCGCAGCTGATGTTGATTATAATGATGATGATTGTTTTGCTAAGTTCCAAGTTCTCAGAGACACTATGATTTTTCAATCGACTGCcttcttttattttcgttttagaGTGATCCTATTGGTTGAAATTCTAGTTTTTTACTACGTTTGATTGCTGTAACAAGAATTAAATCCAACAGtgagatatatatattgcaATAGGATGATGCAGAGCTCTCTCAGTGATGTATTTATGATTCAAAGACAGTTTTAGGAGGGAGTTTAAGAATAAATGTTCTTtgtttaaaaaaagagaaagaggattTTAATATAGTCCAAATCTAACGACTATATGTTGCTTTTTCTATTAATgaaattgatttaaaatttactattattggattttgtattttgtaaatatttaatatattttaaaattcagtgTTACTAAAATCTAATTTAACGTATTTAAAACTAAAGAGGTGCTATATAATGATGgacttttaaaagtttaaatttaacCATAATTTGgtattattcatttaatgattttagattttgttttagaACTAAATGTTATCCGATCTTTAATTTGTAAATCATGTGTCATAGATTTCTAAATATAGTGTTCTTCAGTTAAGCTCAAATAGttcattaaaaatcattttattcaaaactaAATGATTATTATATGGTGTCATTTGAAATTAAGTCTAATAGATTTCATGAGTAAATGATTAAATACAAAATCTAAGATATATTATAGATAATTTGTAATTCGTACAcataatttcattaaaaatgatttcagtttttaatcttttaaattataaacctaTATATCATATA contains these protein-coding regions:
- the LOC125580296 gene encoding F-box/kelch-repeat protein At3g13680-like; translation: MSDLPDDLAEEILSRVPLTSLSAVRSTCRKWNDLSKNQVFGKSASTGRKQFLGFMLKDYKVCSMKFDLQGIGNEGDFVDPSIKEVSILDQVEITQFFHCGGLLLCVTKDRSRLLVWNTYLGQTRWIQPRNTFRSEDRYAVGYDKNRNYKILRVFGKYDTKGEFGSVDKYLIFGYEIYELSSSSWKVFNVSPDWNIDSYQRGVSLKGHTYFLAEERWTIGRRNKTEEIISFDFTTEKFGKRLPLPFKTHDVGNFVSLSCVREEQLAVLHQSSVIDHTLEIWVSSNIDLGAVSWSKFLRTTSFCRVDFQAGSFFIDEEKKVAVVVDLDNGGQARTETHYNQRANIIGEDEYYKPVNVGEALDHGKLNKFGFLISDLCRPLVCSYVPSTAQLQLQP